A stretch of Halostagnicola kamekurae DNA encodes these proteins:
- a CDS encoding DUF5785 family protein — MSDNWPVDPDGEEGSDGMRKYDMRIIADKVDEEEDFPMDPDEFVAEYGEYPIRVNYKTVVPMSDIFEYVDAEEFETIVDMHKAVGNAMRAGGFWEYHPKGSSPEKKHA; from the coding sequence ATGAGCGACAACTGGCCGGTCGATCCCGACGGCGAGGAGGGAAGCGACGGAATGCGAAAATACGACATGCGGATCATCGCGGACAAGGTCGACGAGGAGGAGGACTTCCCGATGGACCCCGACGAGTTCGTCGCGGAGTACGGCGAGTATCCGATTCGGGTCAACTACAAGACGGTCGTCCCGATGAGCGACATCTTCGAATACGTCGACGCCGAGGAGTTCGAAACTATCGTTGACATGCACAAGGCAGTCGGGAACGCGATGCGCGCCGGCGGCTTCTGGGAGTACCACCCGAAGGGGTCCTCTCCGGAGAAGAAACACGCGTGA
- the mct gene encoding succinyl-CoA:mesaconate CoA-transferase produces MGALSHLRVLDLTQVLAGPYCTMLLADMGADVVKVERPGGDMIRSNPPFVDDGSEEAYGGYFQSVNRGKRSIELDLGDDADRADFLSLVEEADVVVENYRSGTMEKYDLGYETLRKYNSELIYSSIRGFGDPRTGETHRQGQPSFDLIAQALGGVMETTGQPDGPPTKTGPGVGDLFTATLNCIGILAAVTHREQTGEGQYVDTAMYDSMISFTERAVYQQSYSGDAPTRRGNAHPTLFPYDAFETNDGYAVIAAFNNNHWAALCDVMGREDLADAYPTAAERLENREALREEIADWALEQTTDELVGKLEGSVPAAPVQTTEEIFDDPHVHARDMLVPVEQPGTDREVEIAGNPIKMSETNPAPRGRAPLLDEHREEVLSETADATAADD; encoded by the coding sequence ATGGGAGCGCTGTCACACCTTCGCGTGTTGGATCTCACGCAGGTCCTCGCAGGCCCGTACTGTACGATGTTGCTCGCGGACATGGGAGCCGACGTCGTCAAAGTAGAGCGTCCGGGCGGCGATATGATCCGCTCGAATCCCCCGTTCGTCGACGACGGGAGCGAGGAAGCCTACGGCGGGTACTTCCAGAGCGTCAACCGGGGCAAGCGGAGTATCGAACTGGACCTTGGTGACGACGCCGATCGAGCGGACTTCCTCTCGCTCGTCGAGGAAGCCGACGTCGTCGTCGAGAACTACCGGTCGGGGACGATGGAGAAGTACGACCTCGGCTACGAAACCCTCCGAAAGTACAACTCGGAGCTGATCTACTCCTCGATCCGCGGCTTCGGCGACCCGCGGACGGGCGAGACCCATCGACAGGGTCAACCCTCCTTCGATCTGATCGCGCAGGCGCTGGGCGGCGTCATGGAGACCACCGGCCAACCCGACGGCCCGCCGACGAAGACCGGCCCCGGCGTCGGCGACCTCTTTACCGCGACGCTGAACTGCATCGGCATCCTCGCGGCGGTCACCCACCGCGAACAGACCGGCGAGGGCCAGTACGTCGACACCGCCATGTACGACTCGATGATCAGCTTCACCGAGCGCGCCGTCTACCAGCAGTCGTACTCCGGGGACGCGCCGACCCGCCGCGGGAACGCCCACCCGACGCTGTTTCCCTACGACGCCTTCGAGACCAATGACGGCTATGCTGTCATCGCGGCGTTCAACAACAACCACTGGGCGGCCCTCTGTGACGTGATGGGCCGCGAAGATCTCGCCGACGCGTACCCGACTGCCGCCGAACGCCTCGAGAACCGCGAGGCGCTTCGCGAGGAAATCGCCGACTGGGCGCTCGAGCAGACCACCGACGAACTCGTCGGAAAGCTCGAGGGAAGCGTTCCGGCCGCGCCCGTCCAGACCACCGAGGAGATCTTCGACGATCCGCACGTCCACGCGCGGGACATGCTCGTGCCGGTCGAACAGCCCGGCACCGACCGCGAGGTCGAGATCGCGGGTAACCCGATCAAGATGAGCGAGACGAACCCGGCGCCTCGCGGTCGCGCGCCGCTGCTCGACGAGCACCGCGAGGAGGTACTGAGCGAAACGGCCGACGCCACGGCTGCCGACGACTGA
- the glmS gene encoding methylaspartate mutase subunit S, with protein MSQTVVLGVIGSDAHVVGITILEQAFNAAGFDVINLGVQTSQEEFAEAALEHDAAAVLVSSLYGHAEQDCQGFHETLESAGVDATTYIGGNLAVGQDDFEETRATFEALGFDRVFDSETDTEEAVAALTRDLRQQTPETERATISS; from the coding sequence ATGTCCCAAACGGTCGTCCTCGGCGTGATCGGCTCCGACGCCCACGTCGTCGGCATCACGATACTCGAGCAGGCGTTCAACGCGGCAGGCTTCGACGTCATCAACCTCGGCGTACAGACCTCCCAGGAGGAGTTCGCCGAGGCCGCACTCGAGCACGACGCGGCGGCCGTACTCGTATCCTCGCTCTACGGGCACGCGGAGCAGGACTGCCAGGGATTCCACGAGACCCTCGAGTCCGCCGGCGTCGACGCGACGACGTACATCGGCGGCAACCTCGCGGTCGGTCAGGACGACTTCGAGGAGACGCGAGCGACGTTCGAGGCGCTCGGGTTCGATCGCGTCTTCGATTCGGAAACCGACACCGAGGAGGCGGTCGCGGCCCTGACGCGGGATCTCAGACAGCAGACGCCAGAGACGGAACGAGCGACTATCAGTTCCTAA